A window of Ruminococcus champanellensis 18P13 = JCM 17042 contains these coding sequences:
- a CDS encoding ATP-dependent nuclease translates to MYISKLIVKNYKLLKEVNIDLNEKINIFVGENDSGKSTILEVLSIITSGKLNGYAFERQIKANMFNDEARKEYINSLATGLPISPPEIIIEAFLQDADPQYSGTNNSLLKDACGIRVRVHFNEEYSELYSSLLSSKEIYDIPVEFYSVELRYFNGSPVLQRFSPIKAAFIDTTRKNYAYVVDKFVADNITNFLTPQNQTDLTTAYRKSRHDFSNSEIVKKLNEDVRKNTDLDGRELTIDLKEEDVDSWKSQMSVVVDSCPFENVGFGTQNTIKMGMVLKNADEQVNVIIMEEPENNLSYTNMARLVSKVEKSEGKQVFISTHSSYVANKLDLQNLFLIRKGIPTRFNGLPEDTMSYFKKLPGYDTLRVVLAEKIILVEGPTEELIIQRAYLDKHGVLPIENGIDVIVVDSLAFKRYCDITVLLNKKTVIATDNDGNIQENITNKYSEYTTKSNLIFVYESNEELHTIEPSVAAVNFDTDSHAQTFRTVLSKRNSMMTKSKEEIIEFMTNNKAEWALRVFDSELKIIYPEYIQNAINELD, encoded by the coding sequence ATGTACATCAGCAAACTTATTGTAAAAAACTATAAGCTCCTAAAAGAGGTAAATATTGATCTTAATGAAAAGATCAATATTTTCGTTGGTGAAAACGATTCTGGAAAAAGCACAATCCTTGAAGTACTATCGATCATAACATCAGGAAAACTGAATGGTTATGCTTTTGAAAGGCAGATAAAGGCAAATATGTTTAATGATGAAGCAAGAAAAGAGTACATTAACTCACTTGCAACAGGGTTACCGATATCTCCGCCGGAAATAATAATTGAAGCATTTTTGCAAGATGCTGATCCTCAGTATTCAGGTACGAACAATTCTCTTTTGAAAGATGCTTGCGGAATTAGGGTTAGGGTACACTTCAATGAGGAATATTCAGAATTATATAGCAGTCTATTATCATCAAAAGAGATTTATGACATTCCTGTTGAATTCTATTCCGTTGAGTTAAGATATTTTAATGGCTCTCCTGTTCTTCAGCGTTTTTCTCCGATAAAAGCTGCGTTCATTGATACAACAAGAAAAAACTATGCTTATGTAGTAGATAAATTCGTTGCGGACAATATCACCAATTTCTTAACACCCCAAAATCAAACGGATCTTACTACTGCATATCGAAAAAGCCGACATGATTTCAGTAATAGCGAAATTGTAAAGAAGCTTAATGAGGATGTCCGTAAGAATACCGATCTTGACGGGCGTGAATTAACAATAGACCTGAAAGAAGAGGATGTTGATTCATGGAAATCACAAATGTCAGTTGTTGTAGATTCCTGCCCTTTTGAGAATGTTGGTTTTGGAACCCAAAATACAATTAAAATGGGTATGGTACTAAAAAACGCTGATGAGCAAGTCAATGTCATTATTATGGAAGAACCCGAAAACAATCTTTCATATACAAATATGGCACGCTTAGTAAGTAAAGTGGAGAAATCCGAAGGAAAACAGGTCTTTATTTCTACACACAGCAGCTATGTTGCTAACAAACTGGATTTACAGAATCTTTTCTTGATTAGGAAAGGAATACCAACTCGTTTTAATGGTTTACCGGAAGATACGATGTCTTATTTCAAAAAGCTCCCTGGATATGATACTTTAAGAGTAGTTCTGGCAGAAAAAATCATTTTAGTTGAAGGTCCTACTGAAGAATTGATTATTCAGCGTGCTTATTTGGATAAGCATGGTGTCCTTCCTATCGAAAATGGGATTGATGTTATAGTAGTCGATTCGCTTGCATTTAAGCGGTATTGTGATATTACTGTTTTATTAAACAAGAAAACTGTTATAGCAACTGATAACGATGGCAATATACAAGAAAATATTACTAATAAGTATTCTGAATATACCACTAAATCCAATTTGATTTTTGTTTACGAGAGCAATGAAGAATTACATACTATCGAGCCAAGTGTTGCCGCTGTAAACTTTGATACAGATTCTCACGCACAAACTTTTAGAACTGTATTATCTAAAAGGAACTCAATGATGACAAAGAGTAAAGAGGAAATAATAGAATTTATGACTAACAATAAAGCAGAATGGGCTTTGCGGGTTTTTGATAGTGAGCTGAAAATTATTTATCCGGAGTATATACAAAATGCCATCAATGAAC